The Primulina tabacum isolate GXHZ01 chromosome 16, ASM2559414v2, whole genome shotgun sequence genome window below encodes:
- the LOC142529801 gene encoding uncharacterized protein LOC142529801: protein MDPSGMEDTMDLFQLQYSDLLQLSADEVSASPAENRRLGLISDQIMHEIGTTGPGLLSVIGVPKARLLRQALLPLARKLAILGNEDRKRILKEYNLGSDVPLKNLDRIVSSFALKMKYDQEFNGKFCESMTDVADGSEFSNLGLAFQELGSCMMELGLLLSRVCDKKLGGCELEHSLLQCGTAKARLIHYHSILDNVIIEEKYRGKCRSAIDSRDSRIDDESDLWQKWHYDYGIFTILTAPMFMFLDGTGSDAKEHDSPMGHTYLQILHPRKSRVLSVKAAEGSFIVQVGESADVLSKGKLRATLHCVSRPAKIDDLSRETFVVFLQPAWNKIFSLKEYPIEHLKKGDQNLESDCEGTGGAVHESIELIRNISGMVPPLSSRLKDGMTFADFAKETTMKYYGSNGLQSS, encoded by the exons ATGGATCCTTCAGGTATGGAAGATACCATGGACCTCTTCCAACTTCAATACTCCGATCTCCTACAATTATCGGCCGATGAAGTTTCGGCATCCCCCGCGGAAAACCGACGGCTAGGGTTGATCTCTGATCAAATAATGCATGAAATCGGGACCACTGGGCCCGGATTGCTCTCCGTGATAGGCGTGCCCAAAGCCCGACTACTCCGCCAAGCTCTGCTCCCTTTGGCGCGAAAGCTTGCCATTCTCGGTAACGAGGATCGGAAACGGATTCTCAAG GAGTATAATTTGGGAAGTGATGTGCCGCTAAAGAATTTGGATAGGATTGTGTCATCGTTTGCCTTGAAAATGAAGTATGATCAAGAATTTAATGGTAAATTTTGCGAGTCAATGACAGATGTGGCTGATGGTTCAGAATTTAGTAATTTAGGGCTTGCGTTTCAAGAATTAGGTTCTTGTATGATGGAATTAGGGCTTCTTCTTTCTCGAGTTTGTGACAAAAAACTTGGTGGGTGCGAGCTAGAGCATAGCTTATTGCAGTGTGGCACGGCTAAAGCCCGTCTAATACATTATCATTCGATTCTCGACAACGTAATTATCGAAGAAAAATATAGGGGAAAATGTCGTTCTGCCATTGATAGTCGTGATTCCAGGATTGATGATGAATCAGATTTGTGGCAGAAGTGGCATTATGATTATGGGATCTTCACCATTTTGACAGCtccaatgtttatgtttttggatgGAACTGGAAGTGATGCCAAAGAACATGACTCTCCAATGGGCCACACGTATTTGCAAATTCTTCATCCGAGGAAGAGTCGTGTCCTTTCAGTGAAAGCTGCTGAAGGGAGTTTTATTGTTCAGGTGGGAGAATCCGCGGATGTGTTATCTAAAGGGAAGCTTCGAGCCACACTTCATTGTGTTTCTAGACCAGCTAAGATAGATGATTTGAGCAGGGAGACTTTTGTTGTGTTTTTGCAACCAGCATGGAACAAGATTTTTTCCCTTAAAGAATACCCAATTGAACACTTGAAGAAAGGAGATCAGAATCTAGAGTCGGATTGTGAGGGAACCGGAGGTGCTGTACATGAATCAATTGAATTGATTCGAAATATTAGTGGTATGGTTCCACCACTATCTTCGCGGTTGAAGGATGGAATGACCTTTGCTGATTTTGCGAAAGAAACCACAATGAAGTATTATGGCAGCAATGGACTGCAATCAAGCTGA